The following proteins are encoded in a genomic region of Candidatus Neomarinimicrobiota bacterium:
- a CDS encoding M28 family peptidase, with product MRRTHSPLQSLLILAVIAGCGSGKPDFDNLKAFSYLVKQCEFGPRNPGSQGHKNTLEYLVGELEATSDSLKLQEFTHLDESSGRVYNLTNIIASFDPSNPVRVIIGAHWDTRPRSDYDADPAKRAQPLLGANDGASGVAVLLELARIMQQNRPAVGVDIILFDGEDFGEEGDLDRYFLGSRHFSKNFTGQKPEWAIIIDMVGDANLELPIERYSYEHNRELVERVWSAAERAGAHQFKRNLGSYVEDDHLMLFKHAGIPAINIIDMDYVQGGVNLWHTSLDTPERCSPESLGAVGRTLIELIY from the coding sequence TTGAGGAGAACACACTCGCCGTTACAATCATTATTGATCCTTGCTGTCATCGCAGGCTGCGGGAGCGGAAAACCTGATTTTGACAACCTAAAGGCATTCAGTTACCTTGTAAAACAATGCGAGTTCGGACCGCGTAACCCGGGCTCACAGGGGCACAAAAATACTCTGGAATATCTTGTCGGTGAACTCGAAGCGACTTCCGACTCGTTGAAATTGCAGGAGTTCACTCACCTTGACGAGAGCTCGGGCAGAGTCTATAACCTCACAAATATCATCGCCTCGTTCGATCCGTCAAATCCAGTAAGAGTTATAATCGGCGCTCACTGGGATACGCGTCCCCGCTCCGATTACGATGCCGATCCCGCCAAACGCGCTCAACCGCTGTTAGGTGCAAATGACGGAGCAAGCGGCGTTGCCGTGTTGCTCGAGCTGGCGAGGATTATGCAGCAAAATCGACCGGCGGTTGGAGTTGACATTATCTTATTCGACGGTGAGGATTTCGGCGAAGAGGGCGACTTGGACAGGTACTTCCTCGGTTCGAGACATTTCTCGAAAAATTTCACCGGGCAAAAACCTGAATGGGCGATTATTATAGATATGGTAGGAGACGCTAATCTCGAGCTGCCTATCGAGAGGTATTCCTATGAACATAACAGAGAGCTCGTTGAAAGAGTCTGGAGCGCAGCGGAGCGAGCAGGGGCACACCAGTTTAAAAGAAATCTCGGAAGTTACGTAGAGGACGATCATCTTATGCTTTTTAAACACGCAGGAATACCGGCAATCAACATAATAGACATGGATTATGTACAGGGGGGTGTTAACTTGTGGCACACATCGCTTGATACACCGGAGAGGTGCAGCCCTGAAAGTCTTGGCGCCGTTGGCAGGACACTTATAGAATTGATTTACTGA